In Ascaphus truei isolate aAscTru1 chromosome 7, aAscTru1.hap1, whole genome shotgun sequence, one genomic interval encodes:
- the MARCHF7 gene encoding E3 ubiquitin-protein ligase MARCHF7 isoform X5 has protein sequence MGNSINPLSAPCSHYVMGTGTPGTQCSHGAEDANYPDSSALRTSSRDWTFRERDSLEPSWKTSPSYQRCSGSYDSPSGSLIGSRSRVSAASSSQSSWYDPCERAQGTYSGLHSQQQDRDSKRPKLSYSGCSSISGIRSTSNGLNSATESSSRYGRFPRSSSVMLGSTGSDLLRERERRPDASVHGLMDYGHRNVDLTPSYLQDRVASSYAQGARPKENSLSTVRLNTSINRQMPSQHSSSLFSRDSSRNLRPVTSRELHSPQRNAQPEFTHVTSRNVGIPASTSGSISPAQQRSINEPTDTESRRTTRQLLSRLASSMSSTFFSRRSSQDSLNGRPPEAEEVNSSLSNIPQPNAATTPTADVSEHRPSEQSQGFAFLRRRRWGLSTVSPNHSSDSDTESYRPEDSENRTAGSWLPLSFRNRCTPLFSRRRREGRDETARASSTSDTNRLQNPFRRASREDTSVEEAQRRSSQGAAANSSHMPVHSVNGTSNGASLADSVLSRRNSGLSGILPSSLFHFSVPAALGNSISDNVMITVDIVPSGRTTDGQESNKSQNSSRDPEKLKKIKESLLLEDSEDEEGDLCRICQMGMSTPTNPLIEPCKCAGSLQYVHQECMKKWLHSKINSGSTLETITTCELCKEKLELNLEDFDIQELYRAHANEMAEYEFISSGLYLVVLLHLCEQRFSDMLGAASEASTRVRFINLARTLQAHMEDLETSEDDSDEGD, from the exons ATGGGTAACAGTATTAATCCTTTGAGTGCCCCATgtagtcactacgtcatggggactggcactccaggGACCCAATGTTCTCATGGAGCAGAGGATGCGAATTATCCG GATTCCAGTGCATTGCGCACTTCCAGTAGAGACTGGACTTTCAGAGAACGTGACAGCCTTGAGCCTTCCTGGAAGACTTCTCCCTCTTATCAGCGCTGCTCAGGATCATATGACAGCCCGTCTGGGAGCTTGATAGGAAGCAGAAGCAGGGTT tctgcAGCATCCTCTTCTCAGTCATCTTGGTATGATCCATGTGAGAGGGCACAGGGTACCTATTCCGGATTACACAGCCAGCAACAGGATCGGGATTCCAAGCGACCAAAGCTGTCTTATTCTGGCTGTTCTTCTATTTCTGGCATCAGAAGTACTAGTAATGGTTTAAATTCAGCCACAG AATCTTCAAGTAGGTATGGACGATTTCCTAGATCTTCATCAGTGATGCTTGGCTCCACCGGATCTGATTTACTGAGAGAACGAGAAAGAAGGCCTGATGCATCAGTTCATGGTCTTATGGATTATGGTCATAGAAATGTTGACTTGACACCATCAT ATCTTCAGGACAGAGTTGCTTCGTCATATGCACAGGGTGCAAGACCAAAAGAGAACTCCCTAAGCACAGTAAGACTTAACACCTCTATCAACCGCCAGATGCCTTCTCAACATAGTTCCTCATTGTTTAGCAGAGACTCCAGCAGAAATTTAAGACCAGTAACTTCTAGAGAATTGCATTCCCCACAAAGGAATGCGCAGCCAGAGTTCACCCATGTTACAAGTAGAAATGTAGGGATTCCAGCAAGCACTTCAGGCAGCATTTCACCTGCTCAGCAAAGATCTATAAATGAGCCTACAGACACCGAAAGCAGGCGTACAACAAGGCAACTACTGTCTCGCCTCGCTTCTAGTATGTCCTCAACCTTTTTCTCAAGGAGATCCAGCCAAGACTCTTTAAATGGAAGACCACCAGAGGCTGAAGAAGTTAACTCTAGTTTAAGTAATATTCCTCAGCCCAATGCTGCCACAACTCCCACTGCTGACGTGTCGGAACATAGGCCTTCTGAACAATCTCAGGGATTTGCATTTCTTAGACGACGGCGATGGGGCTTGTCAACTGTCTCTCCAAATCACAGTTCTGATTCCGATACTGAGAGCTACCGGCCAGAAGACTCTGAAAATAGGACTGCTGGATCATGGCTACCCTTGTCCTTTAGGAATAGGTGCACACCCCTTTTTTCAAGGAGAAGACGAGAAGGAAGAGATGAAACTGCAAGAGCATCATCTACCTCTGACACCAATAGACTACAGAATCCTTTCAGAAGAGCATCTCGAGAAGATACCTCCGTGGAAGAAGCACAAAGGAGAAGCTCACAAGGAGCTGCTGCCAACTCTTCACACATGCCTGTACACTCCGTTAATGGCACTTCAAATGGTGCCTCTTTAGCAGATTCAGTCCTCAGTAGGAGAAATTCTGGACTTTCAGGCATACTTCCTAGTTCACTTTTCCATTTTTCAGTGCCGGCTGCACTTGGTAACTCCATATCGGACAATGTCATGATAACAGTAGATATTGTCCCCTCAGGTAGGACAACTGATGGACAGGAAAGCAACAAATCTCAAAACTCTTCAAGAGATCCAGAGAAACTCAAGAAAATTAAAGAAAG TCTTCTTCTGGAGGACTCTGAGGATGAAGAAGGTGACTTGTGTAGAATTTGTCAGATGGGAATGTCAACACCAACAAATCCCTTAATAGAGCCATGTAAATGTGCTGGAAGTTTGCAGTATGTTCACCAGGAGTGTATGAAGAAATGGCTGCATTCCAAAATTAATTCTG GGTCTACCTTAGAGACTATAACTACATGTGAACTGTGTAAAGAGAAGCTAGAGCTGAACTTGGAGGACTTTGATATCCAAGAACTTTATCGGGCGCATGCAAATGAGATG GCTGAATATGAATTTATAAGCTCTGGGCTGTACCTGGTTGTTTTGCTGCATTTATGTGAGCAGCGGTTTTCTGACATGTTGGGAGCAGCAAGTGAAGCAAGCACTAGGGTCAGA TTTATAAATCTTGCAAGAACTCTACAGGCACACATGGAAGATCTTGAAA CTTCTGAGGATGATTCTGATGAAGGGGACTGA